A region of the Desulfobacter postgatei 2ac9 genome:
GTCTGCCTGTCCGGGTTAAGATTCCAGGAGGAATGGAATTGCAGTCCCTGGAAATCCAACCGGCCAAGCGTCTCGATCTCTTTGAAGGCAGATAACAGGTGTTCGGGCAACACCCCGAATTTGCGCCACAGCCCTTCGGGGTTGTTGTTCAGGCGCAACCCAACGGGCATGCGGGTCTGCCTTTCTTCAAGCACGGATGTCAGCCGTTTCGCCTCTCCGATGCTGTCCAGCAGAATCACCACCCGGTCCGGGTGTCGGGCCGCAAGTGCCAGCTCCTGGATGGTTTTGCCCGGACCGCTGAAAATAATTGAGGACGCACCCAGTTCCAGGGCCACGGACAGTTCCACGCCGCTGGATACATCCAGCCCGAATCCATGCTTGAGCAGATGTCCTGAAAGATGGGGCAGATTGTTGCTTTTCATGGCGTAAAAAAATGCGGTTTCGGGCAGACGGTGGCTGAATGCTGCTCTGAACTGGTCCGCTTTTCGTGCCAGAACATCGGTTTCCAGAACATACAGGGGGGATCCGAACGCCTTGGCTATATCCAGATATACCCCCTTATTTTTTAGGTACGGATTTATAAACTCAACTACTTTTTCCCTGGACAGAAAAAGGGGGGGGGGCGGTATTTGTGTCTTGGCTGTCGGCATCTCTAATCCATTTCAACATCAATACGTTTGGCGAGCAAAAGGCACTCTGTTTCGAAAAATCTGCGCCTGTTCGGTTCTATGATCATGTGTCCTAAAAGCCATGAATCGTAGTCTTGGGGCGGCATGGTTACCCTGTGCCCCGGGGTGTGAATCAAGTGTATTTTTTTTACCCGTTTGTCGTTTTCCACGGCCGCCGTGTTGATGCGTTTTATTACCCCATTTCTGCGGGCATGGATACGGAACGCCACCAGGGGCGTGTACGGCCCTTTTTTTTCATTTTTCCAGGCAAAGCCTTCTGCCGCATCCAGGGTCAGCCCAAGTATGTCGATGTTGC
Encoded here:
- a CDS encoding diaminopimelate decarboxylase family protein, with protein sequence MPTAKTQIPPPPLFLSREKVVEFINPYLKNKGVYLDIAKAFGSPLYVLETDVLARKADQFRAAFSHRLPETAFFYAMKSNNLPHLSGHLLKHGFGLDVSSGVELSVALELGASSIIFSGPGKTIQELALAARHPDRVVILLDSIGEAKRLTSVLEERQTRMPVGLRLNNNPEGLWRKFGVLPEHLLSAFKEIETLGRLDFQGLQFHSSWNLNPDRQTTFIKKLGEILSSMPKQFLDAVKFIDIGGGYWPAQGEWLLSNMPQNYIIDPGVSIDLFAKELSSAIKAHILPLTQCRICFEPGRWICNDAMHILIQVVDCKEKDLVITDAGGNTVGWERYETDYCPVLNLTRPSLSEKKCRILGSLCTPHDVWGYAYFGSGIKENDILMIPAQGAYTYSLRQQFIKPIPRVAVKESSNRYFLLPE